One Etheostoma spectabile isolate EspeVRDwgs_2016 unplaced genomic scaffold, UIUC_Espe_1.0 scaffold00001037, whole genome shotgun sequence DNA window includes the following coding sequences:
- the LOC116674787 gene encoding G2/M phase-specific E3 ubiquitin-protein ligase-like, with protein MEYRSSKSKERQAFNYGPKRRNRPKERKNVQINVGLMVPHGTDLKPLRGKTLPVFTDPEVAAPDLLKQAVQKMRTFNKDMHEGPYVLLYPDCSEVVHVPGSERPFKLAEYKKEIGKAYSRITFFICLEKHYKGVDDTSDSDSEIVITTRSRAEFNQADTLVFEPKNRSTPKHKLEDEREETDISLPDIVANLSLPIDHKRVSRFNISRANVWDGAVRGFKRTTYSETCDMLVKFTDDTGVLEKGIDTGGPRREFLTLLMKHLKDRPIFDGPEGHRFLVYNANAVREDEYYLAGKMIAVSVVHGGPGPHFLSEDLVHYLSGQPSFKAPINLITDEDIGKALQEIESAASLDALQECMMRHSTMLQTAGCLRHVATVEEKKEIVSDYLQWYIIDRNSSVIDRFRDGLSTLEFLTALQQHPTLLAPVLCHSEKRLTAFELEKLFKPDLSPSGSNRRLKESQPMAYWADYLLDCEEGQAAVSVEDVLMFATGLSSLPPSGLEPPPQIEFLNDSAFPMANTCSNSLRLPLLDSFTLFKSQMDFGIQNSPGFGCF; from the exons ATGGAGTACAGAAGCTCCAAGTCTAAAGAACGACAGGCTTTTAACTACGGGCCAAAACGAAGAAATAGgcctaaagaaagaaaaaacgtcCAG ATAAACGTAGGATTGATGGTGCCACATGGAACTGATTTAAAACCTCTAAGAGGGAAAACGCTCCCGGTATTTACAGACCCAGAAGTAGCAGCACCCGATCTACTGAAACAAGCTGTGcagaaaatgagaacatttaacAAGGACATGCACGAAGGACCTTATGTCCTTTTGTATCCAGACTGCTCAGAGGTGGTCCATGTGCCCGGGTCAGAAAGGCCATTCAAATTGGCAgaatataaaaaggaaatagGAAAGGCATATTCCAGGATCACTTTTTTCATTTGCCTAGAAAAACACTATAAAGGAG tGGATGATACCTCAGACTCTGATtctgaaattgtcatcacaACAAGGAGCAGAGCCGAATTCAATCAAGCTGACACTTTG GTTTTTGAACCAAAAAATCGAAGTACTCCTAAACACAAACTAGAAGATGAAAG GGAGGAGACGGACATTTCATTACCTGACATCGTGGCAAACCTGTCGCTTCCTATTGATCATAAAAGAGTCAGTCGGTTCAACATCTCAAGGGCTAATGTTTGGGATGGGGCAGTCAGAGGTTTCAAGCGTACAACATATTCTGAAACCTGTGACATGCTGGTCAAATTCACTGATGATACTGGTGTTTTGGAAAAGGGAATTGACACGGGTGGTCCAAGACGAGAGTTTTTAACTCTACTAATGAAAC accTAAAAGACCGGCCCATTTTTGATGGACCAGAAGGACATCGGTTCTTGGTCTACAATGCAAATG CTGTTAGGGAGGATGAGTACTACCTGGCAGGAAAGATGATTGCTGTGTCAGTTGTGCATGGAGGTCCAGGACCCCATTTCCTGTCAGAAGATCTTGTACATTATCTTTCAGGCCAGCCTTCATTCAAAGCACcaattaatttaataactgATGAAGACATAGGGAAAGCTTTGCAAGAG ATTGAGAGTGCTGCTTCATTGGATGCTCTGCAAGAATGCATGATGAGACACAGCACAATGTTACAGACAGCAGGTTGTCTGAGGCACGTGGCTACTGtcgaagaaaagaaagaaatcgtGTCCGACTACCTTCAGTGGTATATTATTGACCGCAACTCATCTGTAATTGACAG ATTCAGAGATGGTCTTTCAACCCTGGAGTTTTTGACTGCACTACAGCAACACCCTACTTTGCTGGCCCCTGTTCTGTGCCACTCTGAAAAGCGACTCACTGCTTTTGAACTTGAGAAACTCTTCAAACCTGACCTCAGTCCATCAGGGAGTAATCGACGACTTAAAGAAAGTCAACCCATGGCCTATTGGGCAGATTATCTCCTTGATTGTGAAg aaGGCCAGGCTGCTGTGTCTGTGGAAGATGTTTTGATGTTTGCTACTGGGCTGTCTTCACTTCCCCCATCTGGCTTGGAACCACCGCCACAAATAGAGTTCCTGAATGACTCTGCGTTCCCCATGGCAAACACATGTtcaaactccttgagattaccACTCCTAGACTCATTCACTTTGTTTAAGTCACAAATGGACTTTGGAATTCAAAATAGTCCAGGATTTGGCTGTTTCTAA